A DNA window from Pseudodesulfovibrio thermohalotolerans contains the following coding sequences:
- the dgt gene encoding dGTP triphosphohydrolase, with product MGPETRMDWNKLLDTTRYGYKSDNKGSRSPFQRDVDRILFSDHFRRLARKTQVHPLNENDHIHSRLTHSLEVASVGKTLGELAGAFLEKRGELPDGLEPRDVGEAVQAACLAHDIGNPPFGHSGEEAIKDWFKGRKDDFGNLPEECLSDFTRFDGNAMAVRVLLSTGFHQSGISPTHAVLGALLKYPWSSLAAEKDKFSYFQTEADAMEKVAGALGLIPLDNRWSRPPLAYLTEAADDICYRIIDIEDATELDILDDWFMFESFAEYLDLATAPGERYDWVWKAHFRQRNSLLRAKLISAATDEAAAIFQTHYDDIMTGSFDKKSSLMEKSENGICRRIHDVYDNISGKIFFSRRKAILELGAQNALGRLLDQAMVDVDGFCDPELSPANKKIKTILGDEIIDAIPKDDKLCQYRVMMAIVDYVSGMTDHYATELCRKLLGMGY from the coding sequence ATGGGCCCAGAAACCCGAATGGACTGGAACAAGCTGCTCGACACGACCCGCTACGGTTACAAAAGCGACAACAAGGGCAGCCGCAGCCCCTTTCAACGCGATGTCGACCGCATCCTGTTCAGCGACCACTTCCGGCGGCTGGCCCGCAAAACCCAGGTCCACCCCCTGAACGAGAACGACCATATCCACTCCCGGCTGACCCACAGCCTGGAAGTGGCCTCGGTGGGCAAAACCCTGGGCGAGCTGGCAGGCGCGTTCCTTGAGAAACGCGGAGAGCTGCCCGACGGGCTGGAGCCACGCGACGTGGGCGAGGCCGTGCAGGCCGCCTGTCTGGCCCACGACATCGGCAACCCGCCCTTCGGGCACAGCGGCGAGGAGGCCATCAAGGACTGGTTCAAGGGCAGAAAAGACGATTTCGGGAACCTCCCGGAAGAATGCCTATCGGACTTCACCCGATTCGACGGCAACGCCATGGCGGTGCGCGTGCTCCTGTCCACGGGCTTCCACCAGTCCGGCATAAGCCCCACCCATGCGGTCCTGGGCGCCCTGCTCAAATATCCGTGGTCATCCCTGGCCGCCGAAAAGGACAAGTTCAGCTATTTCCAGACCGAGGCCGACGCCATGGAAAAGGTGGCCGGCGCCCTCGGGCTCATTCCCCTGGACAACAGGTGGTCCCGGCCGCCCCTGGCCTACCTGACCGAGGCCGCCGACGACATCTGTTACCGCATTATCGACATCGAGGACGCCACGGAACTGGACATCCTGGACGACTGGTTCATGTTCGAATCCTTTGCGGAATACCTGGACCTCGCGACCGCTCCGGGAGAGCGGTACGACTGGGTGTGGAAGGCGCACTTCCGGCAGCGCAACAGCCTGTTGCGGGCCAAACTCATCTCCGCCGCGACCGATGAGGCAGCCGCCATTTTCCAGACGCACTACGACGACATCATGACCGGCAGCTTCGACAAGAAATCCAGCCTGATGGAAAAATCGGAAAACGGCATTTGCCGCCGCATCCACGACGTCTACGACAACATCTCGGGCAAGATATTCTTCTCGCGCCGGAAGGCCATCCTCGAACTGGGCGCCCAAAACGCCCTGGGCAGGCTCCTCGACCAGGCCATGGTCGACGTGGACGGATTCTGTGATCCTGAACTTTCACCCGCCAACAAGAAGATCAAGACCATCCTCGGCGACGAAATCATCGACGCCATTCCCAAGGACGACAAGCTCTGCCAGTACCGCGTCATGATGGCCATCGTGGACTATGTCTCCGGCATGACCGACCATTACGCCACGGAACTGTGCCGCAAACTGCTGGGGATGGGTTACTAG
- a CDS encoding flagellar biosynthesis anti-sigma factor FlgM → MKGYENRRGLSAGKMETEHVLDEFDEVCSGRHRDTAEERASKIARLKAEVNSGQYKPDVMDIARLLTSAMDPTL, encoded by the coding sequence ATGAAGGGTTATGAAAACCGCCGCGGACTGTCCGCGGGCAAAATGGAGACCGAGCACGTGCTCGATGAATTCGACGAAGTGTGCTCCGGCCGCCACCGGGACACCGCCGAAGAGCGCGCCAGCAAGATCGCCCGGCTCAAGGCCGAAGTGAACTCCGGCCAATACAAGCCCGACGTCATGGACATCGCCAGGCTGCTGACCTCGGCAATGGACCCGACGCTCTAA
- a CDS encoding PhoH family protein, whose translation MAQKQFVLDTNVLIENPKSIVALRNGAENQIYIPYTVLGELDGLKKDPRIGHIVSQAVRAILEDEAVNIFPPDFAETLTDPVMDDRILKEILHVGPEDATLITNDRILQIKAKCYGIPSEEYRDSDPFRSESQRYTGFVEDGEEPVRNCFRWERGTPVFYGPEGAREISYTHEIWGVRPRSVYQNLALELMLCEGIDLVSIQSEAGYGKTFLSLAAALYLMLERKDNPYRKIYLVKPVVEIGAKMGYLPGDIEEKMLPYIKYIQDLLIKLHDIRPCNRIWLDPQGDSFKFNPKKLEVQPVAFLRGMNIENAVVIVDEMQNLSRGETRALLTRMGEGVKCICLGDTRQVDNPYLNEANNGLNWTVRKLKGYKNYAHMVLKGDRSRGPITDIVLKSKL comes from the coding sequence ATGGCCCAGAAGCAGTTTGTCCTCGATACCAACGTCCTCATTGAAAATCCCAAAAGCATCGTCGCTCTGAGAAACGGGGCGGAAAACCAGATATACATTCCCTACACCGTCCTTGGCGAGTTGGACGGACTGAAAAAAGACCCGCGCATCGGCCACATCGTCTCCCAGGCGGTGCGGGCCATCCTCGAAGACGAAGCCGTCAACATCTTCCCCCCGGATTTTGCCGAGACCCTCACGGACCCCGTGATGGACGATCGCATTCTCAAGGAAATCCTGCATGTGGGGCCGGAAGACGCCACGCTCATCACCAACGACCGCATCCTTCAGATCAAGGCCAAGTGTTACGGCATTCCCTCCGAGGAGTACCGCGACTCCGACCCGTTTCGTTCCGAGTCACAGCGGTACACCGGGTTCGTGGAGGACGGAGAGGAGCCGGTACGCAACTGTTTTCGATGGGAGAGAGGCACCCCGGTCTTCTACGGCCCGGAAGGTGCCAGGGAGATCAGCTATACGCATGAGATATGGGGAGTGAGGCCGCGCAGCGTGTACCAGAACCTGGCGCTCGAACTGATGCTTTGCGAGGGCATCGACCTGGTCTCCATCCAGTCCGAGGCGGGCTATGGAAAGACTTTCCTCTCCCTGGCCGCCGCCCTGTACCTGATGCTTGAGCGCAAGGACAATCCCTACCGCAAGATATACCTGGTCAAGCCGGTGGTGGAGATCGGGGCCAAGATGGGCTACCTGCCCGGCGATATCGAAGAGAAGATGCTGCCGTACATCAAGTACATCCAGGACCTGCTCATCAAGCTGCACGACATTCGGCCGTGCAACCGCATCTGGCTCGATCCGCAGGGCGATTCGTTCAAGTTCAACCCCAAGAAGCTGGAGGTCCAGCCCGTGGCCTTCCTGCGCGGCATGAACATCGAGAACGCCGTGGTCATCGTGGACGAGATGCAAAACCTGTCGCGCGGCGAGACCCGCGCCCTGCTGACCCGCATGGGCGAAGGGGTGAAGTGCATCTGTCTGGGCGACACCCGGCAGGTGGACAACCCGTACCTCAACGAGGCCAACAACGGCCTCAACTGGACAGTCCGCAAGCTCAAGGGGTACAAGAACTATGCACACATGGTTCTCAAGGGCGATCGTTCACGAGGCCCCATCACGGACATTGTGCTGAAATCGAAACTGTAA
- a CDS encoding lytic transglycosylase domain-containing protein — MHRRRTALPLLAGILFLCIALPGLSPFSVEARAGDVEMLAPMQTAAFPSLESAIRIKGPLRFCGEFVPLHLPEVRERLEKELLLMLWDRAQVILWLKRTGRYFPHIETVLRAGNMPDDLKFIAVIESALKPGAGSHRGARGVWQFIPSTAVNYGLTVDRFIDERRNFFFATRAAMAYFKDLHGQFGSWTLACAAYNMGEQGLERRIEKQEVDDYYRLHLPVETQRYVLRAIAAKLLLSDPSRYGFDLHPEDYYTPRRFDRVKLRTKHPAPLTLVAKAAGTYYKLIRDLNPQFLGEAVPSGQHVLFLPEGSAREFAERYHPLMAKYRETLKPGTYVVQQGDSLTGIARQHGMSLAQLCRLNKLGRRATIHPGQKLLVR; from the coding sequence ATGCACAGGAGGCGGACAGCCCTCCCGCTGCTTGCGGGAATCCTTTTCCTTTGCATCGCGTTGCCCGGCCTCTCGCCGTTTTCGGTCGAGGCTCGGGCCGGGGATGTGGAGATGCTCGCGCCCATGCAAACCGCGGCCTTTCCGTCGCTGGAATCGGCTATCCGCATCAAGGGCCCGCTCCGTTTCTGCGGCGAGTTCGTGCCTCTGCATCTGCCTGAGGTGCGCGAGCGGCTGGAGAAGGAACTCCTGCTCATGCTCTGGGACCGCGCCCAGGTCATCCTCTGGCTCAAGCGCACGGGCCGCTATTTCCCGCATATCGAGACCGTGCTCCGGGCCGGAAACATGCCCGACGACCTCAAGTTCATCGCGGTCATCGAGTCCGCGCTGAAGCCGGGGGCGGGGTCCCATCGGGGCGCGCGCGGGGTGTGGCAGTTCATTCCCTCCACGGCGGTCAATTACGGCCTGACCGTGGATCGGTTCATCGACGAGCGGCGCAATTTCTTCTTCGCCACCCGGGCCGCCATGGCCTATTTCAAGGACCTGCACGGGCAGTTCGGCTCCTGGACCCTGGCCTGCGCGGCCTACAACATGGGCGAACAGGGGCTGGAGCGGCGGATCGAGAAACAGGAGGTCGACGACTACTACCGCCTCCATCTGCCTGTGGAAACCCAGCGTTACGTGCTTCGGGCCATCGCGGCCAAGCTTCTCTTGTCCGATCCGTCCCGATACGGCTTCGACCTGCATCCCGAGGATTATTACACTCCCCGCAGGTTCGACCGGGTCAAGCTGCGAACCAAGCACCCCGCGCCCCTGACCCTGGTGGCCAAGGCCGCCGGGACCTACTACAAGCTTATCCGCGACCTCAATCCGCAGTTCCTGGGCGAGGCCGTCCCTTCCGGCCAGCATGTCCTTTTTTTGCCCGAGGGATCGGCCAGGGAGTTTGCCGAGCGGTATCACCCGCTCATGGCCAAATACCGCGAGACCCTCAAGCCCGGGACCTACGTGGTCCAGCAGGGCGATTCCCTGACCGGCATCGCCCGGCAGCACGGTATGAGCCTTGCCCAACTGTGCAGGCTGAACAAGCTCGGCAGACGGGCGACCATCCATCCCGGCCAGAAACTGCTCGTCCGCTGA
- the ald gene encoding alanine dehydrogenase encodes MIIGIPKEIKTLENRVAMTPGAVESLVRQGNEVLVEVGAGLGSGLTDEEYVAAGAKMVSAEEAWSAKMVIKVKEPLASEFKYLRKDMILFTYLHLAAAEELTKALLDAGTTAIAYETVKSDDGTLPLLTPMSEVAGRMATQVGAHYLEKTQGGRGILLGGVPGVYPAEVLVLGGGIVGTNAARIAMGMGARVTILDLSHQRLQYLDDVFQGRITTMMSTEPNIRQMVQRADLVIGAVLLPGAKTPNLITRDMLPLMKEGAVIVDVAVDQGGCIETTHATTHDNPTYVIDGVVHYGVANMPGAVPRTSTFALVNQTAPYALRLAAKGVDALKDDSGLALGLNTWDGKLTCPAVGAALDIESITPEEALARM; translated from the coding sequence ATGATTATCGGTATCCCCAAGGAAATCAAAACGCTGGAAAACCGCGTCGCCATGACCCCCGGCGCGGTCGAATCCCTGGTCCGCCAGGGCAACGAAGTGCTCGTCGAAGTCGGCGCGGGTCTGGGAAGCGGGCTGACCGACGAGGAATACGTTGCCGCAGGCGCAAAAATGGTTTCCGCCGAGGAAGCCTGGAGCGCCAAGATGGTCATCAAGGTCAAGGAGCCGCTGGCAAGCGAGTTCAAATACCTGCGCAAGGACATGATCCTTTTCACCTACCTGCATCTGGCCGCCGCCGAAGAACTGACCAAGGCCCTGCTCGACGCCGGAACCACCGCCATCGCCTACGAGACCGTCAAGTCCGACGACGGCACCCTGCCCCTGCTCACCCCCATGTCCGAAGTCGCCGGACGCATGGCCACCCAGGTCGGCGCGCATTATCTCGAAAAGACCCAGGGCGGCCGGGGCATCCTGCTCGGCGGCGTACCCGGCGTGTATCCCGCCGAAGTGCTCGTCCTCGGCGGCGGCATTGTCGGCACCAACGCCGCCCGCATCGCCATGGGCATGGGCGCGCGCGTGACCATCCTCGATCTTTCCCACCAGCGCCTCCAGTACCTGGACGACGTCTTCCAGGGCCGCATCACCACCATGATGTCCACCGAGCCCAACATCCGCCAGATGGTCCAGCGCGCCGATCTCGTCATCGGCGCGGTCCTGCTGCCCGGCGCGAAGACTCCGAACCTCATCACCCGCGACATGCTGCCGCTGATGAAGGAAGGCGCGGTCATCGTCGACGTGGCCGTGGACCAGGGCGGCTGCATCGAGACCACCCACGCCACCACCCACGACAACCCGACCTACGTCATCGACGGCGTGGTCCACTACGGCGTGGCCAACATGCCCGGCGCGGTGCCCCGCACCTCCACTTTCGCCCTGGTCAACCAGACCGCTCCCTACGCCCTGCGCCTGGCCGCCAAGGGCGTGGACGCCCTCAAGGACGACTCGGGCCTGGCCCTCGGCCTGAACACCTGGGACGGCAAGCTGACCTGCCCCGCTGTCGGCGCGGCCCTCGACATCGAATCCATCACGCCCGAAGAGGCTCTTGCCCGGATGTAA
- a CDS encoding Lrp/AsnC family transcriptional regulator, which yields MKNSLDSQDKRLVAELTRDGQLSPGKIGAATGVTAPTVRSRLKNLMRMGALKVAGLVNPMRVKGLTVALVGISLMSHEQLGEKLDQIGALPRVNWAAVVTGRYDIIVEIICREGMDDLYAFLNRDLSQVGGINASESFVVMKSRRKWLLLPDAVVETFTQ from the coding sequence ATGAAAAACTCATTGGATTCCCAAGACAAGCGGCTGGTGGCCGAACTGACCCGCGACGGGCAGCTCTCGCCCGGCAAAATCGGAGCCGCCACGGGCGTGACGGCGCCCACGGTCCGCTCCAGGCTGAAGAACCTGATGCGGATGGGCGCGCTCAAAGTGGCCGGGCTGGTCAACCCCATGCGCGTCAAGGGGCTGACCGTGGCCCTGGTAGGCATCAGCCTGATGAGCCACGAACAGCTCGGCGAAAAGCTGGACCAGATCGGCGCACTGCCCCGCGTGAACTGGGCCGCCGTGGTAACCGGGCGGTACGACATCATCGTCGAGATCATCTGCCGGGAAGGCATGGACGATCTCTATGCGTTCCTGAACCGGGACCTTTCCCAGGTGGGCGGAATCAACGCCTCCGAATCCTTCGTCGTCATGAAATCCCGGCGCAAGTGGCTGCTGTTGCCCGACGCCGTGGTCGAGACCTTCACTCAATAA